The segment CTTCAGTGATGTCGCTTTTTCCCAATAGCCTGGCATCCCACCATTCGCCTTTTCCAGCACCACGATATCGTAACGGTTGGCAACTCGTTTGTACTGTTCGGCTGTGAAAGGAGTAGGCTTTCGGATCAGCATCGTCCTGGGGACGCGATCCCACGAAAACTTGGGAAAGGCACGTTCAAGCTTAGCCTGCGTTGTTGGTTGATAAGGGGTCGGCCCGTAAGTATGGCCATCCGGCAGATCGGCAAAAGCATGATCCGGATCTTCGACCGTTAAGGCGGGGTTCCTCACGACGAAATTCAAACGCAGGTTTCCGTCGGCAACACGCGAATCAAGTTCCTGCAACACCAGTCCATGAGCGGAAAGATCCACACCGTCTACCGTTACGTTTTCCAGCGTAGAGACGGCCCCATTAAAATCAACCACCGCATTGAACTGTAGCGTTTCCGCCCCGCCGTCTCCGAGAAAACTGTTTCCCGTCCAGCTAATCTGATACACCCGGTTCGAGCCATTATCGACGCGTTCACAGGAAAGATCCGACGAGCCAAGATCCACGCGACGGTATCCGTTGGCCAGCACCAAATCCGTATCGTTGCCGGACGTCGTTCCGGCCTGTGGCCGTAACGTGATCCAGAAATGACTGTTCCGTCCGGAATCGTCCGCAGCCTGAGCCAATCCGATGATCAGCATCGAGATACAGACTCCAAACAAACCTTGATTCTTCATCTACTTGGACATTCTGTAAATTGAATTTTCTGATAATTTCCCAAGCCGCTCAGGTAGCACCGTCCTACCGAATGCTTTCCTTCACTTCTCGCATGACCTGCAAAGCCTTTTCGCCGACGGTTCCATCTTGAAAAATCGCCATGTTAATGGTGACCGCACCGCCATTTTCCATGCAGTCCTTGATATAGGAGCTCAATTGTTCCGAGGTGAATTTTGGATCGGGTATTCCCGATTTCCGTGCCATCCAAGAATGCTTCTCCATGGTCAGCAAAACCTGAAAGGGAAGATTGGGGGATGGTCCATTTTTCATGAACCCATTCACAGGAACTGCGATCGGTTCCTGCACCTCGCCCGGCCAATAATCCTGCCAAGGAGAGACATCGGGCCAGATCCAAGCGTTCAGACAAATCAGCCGATCCTTGTTTCCCGTTTTTGCGGCATTAAACAAATCTTCGAACGGAGTTTGCGGATACTCTTTAAAAATTGCGATCATCGTATCGAACCAATAGCCGGCAATTTTATCCCCATACCGGTTGCCCATTTCCGTAAGAATATCGTGAACGTTCGCAACGAACGCCTCTTTTTGCTCAGGCGTTGCCTGCCCATACCGTGGAAATTTAAAACCGAGCGGCCCATTGATATAGCAAAGAAACCGAATGCCTTTCTCATTCAGCGCATTGGCCATCTCCTCTATCAAGTCGCGCTGCGTGGTTTGGCCGGGATGAATTCGCTCCCAGCTTTCCAGCGGCGCCGGACAATACGATTCCGCATGACCGATCGTGACGTAGACATATCCCGCGCCGGTTTCTTCGACCATGTCAGCCCATTTTTGCACATCAAAATCATTCACCGCCTCTTCGAATGTTTTCCGAGGGCCTTCTTGCTGTACACATTGCGAGGTCCAGTGAAACATCAATCCATAACCGGCTTTGTTCATCCAGTCGAAACTTGCCCTGGCACTTTTTGCGCGAGCCTCATCGCTTAAGATCGTCGCTTTCTTCGAAACCGGCAGCAACTCCAGCGTACGGAAATCAATGACCACCCCTTCTTTTTCGACTTCCGAGGTGGAGAGCGTGATCTTTTGCTTGCCAGCTTCTAAGGCGATGACACCGTCTAGTTTGACCCGTTCGAAGTTGAGCGGTTGCTGAACGGCAAAATTCTCACCGCCCGGGAACGGGCCCGATGTCTGGTTTACAGAAAATGGATAGGTGTCCGTAGCCGTTTTGACAAACAGGGTTGTTCCATCGCCAATTTCGCTAACACTGGCAATCAGATAGAGCTCGTACTCATCCGTTTCCGGAATCTCAACGTCCCATGTCAACGCGGCATTGCCTGTCCACTTCGTAATCCCACGCTCGATCACCAGTTCAACGTCGCTCTCCGTCTCGGCGACTTTATTGTTATGCAAATAGACACTGAGCGGCGAACTGAATTGAACCTCAGCCGACTGCACACGACTTAGCCCCACATACGGAACAGAACAAAAAACGCCCGCCCCAAGCAGGATGCAAACACATGTTGACTGCCACCTTTTAAACAAACTCTCACACACCATGACTACACTTTCTTCTTAAAATTTATATTTTCATTATTTATGCGATATTCCAGCATCGCTCCGGCAAAGACTTATCGGGCTTTTCTTTGTTTCGTCCGATCATAGGTTTCCGCCACCGCGATATCGCGTGCGACCTCTTCGGACAAACCCTGCCAGGAGAAAATCCGGTTTCTCATCTGAATCGTCGTCACCGGCTGGTGATGAGGCTTGGTCACCGCGACAAGATTCTGCCAATGCTTTTGCGCACGTTTCAAGGTAGCGACAGCCTCCGCTTGTTTCTCTTTATCTCCGTCTGCGCGGTACTGTTCCAACGCCACGGCAGCTCGTAGTTTTTCAGCAAAATACAGACACTGATGGCTCCAGGCCTGCACATCCATGATTTCGCATTCCAGCGTCGGATGATCTCCGGTAACCGTTTGAACGATGCCAAGCGCCTTTTCGCCGATCCCCTGTAGCTCATCAGCCAGCTCCAGCGGCGTAATCAGCTCTTCGTCGTGCGTCCCATTACGCTCCGCCTGCACATAGTCAAGCACACTAATATATGCGGGATCGAGAACGTCATAATCCATCAGTTCTTCCAAAGATAGAAACGGTGATTTTTTATCATCGTATCCACACTTTTGGTACCGAGCGGTCACCAGCATGCCCTCGGCATACATCGTGAAATCCCAGGAGTTATCGACATAGGATGCGAAACGCAGCGGCATTTTACTGGCCAGTTTAAACGCCTCCACCATCTTCTCACCGACACCCTTGCCATAACGTTGATCAAACTCAAGCGCAAACACTTGATCGGTCGTCTTCGGATCGTACAGCAAACGCCCCCACTGCTTGTAGAACAGCCACTGACGTTCCCAGGCATAATCCCAGGTCACGTGCTCATGATCCGGTACATGCGTGTATTCCTTTCCAGGGAAGTAACACTCCGAACCAACATAATACCCGCCCACATACGGTTGTCCGTTCAGCTCAATGTGCTTGCGGATAAAGTCCGGCTCGCCCCAGCGCAGAATATAAAAAGATTCATTCCGCATCATCCATGTCACGGCATAGTTCTCTGGCAGCGGATTCCGATAAGCATCGGATATCGATCCGCCATGTACCTGAATCAGCTTCGGCGTCGAATGCGCATGCGACCAGTTAAACTTGATCTCCACCCAGACCGGGCCGTCGACATCTAGCGAATCGATCGCATTGCGTGTCATCTCCTCGGTCGCACGATCCGTTGAGCCGCCGCTGTTCGCCTGCGCGGTGAACGGAACACGATGAATAAACTTAATCTTGCGGTCGGCCGCTTTCATGCCTTCAACGAACGTGCGGAAAATCCACTTTTCGCGATCCTCCGCCTCCATGCCATTCATAGCCTCGCCCAGACTGATCCCCAACCCCGCAAGGTTCGGATACTCATTGATCACCTGCGTCACACACTCCTTGGTATAACGCTCCATTTCGGGACTGTTCTTGGCCTGAGTGTAGTGAGCCCCGGTATCCTTATTCATTTCGGGATCATAATTATCCACATATCCTTCGGAACCAAAAATATTCCAATTGACCAGGTAAACGTCGATTCCGCGCAGTTTTGCCTCTTTAAACAATGTACGCCAAAAGGTCTGCCACTCCGCCAGCTCCGCATCATCAAACGGGCAGGCCTTAGGAAAATTCGTGGGCCGAATCATATACGGGAAAGGATGCAGCGACCAAAGAGTCAATGCGTTAAAGCGATTTTCCGCCATCATGTCGAGAAAGCTTCGCCAAAATTCCATGTCTCGCAACGTCTCATGATGCAAAGCCTGTAGCTCCTCACTTTGACGATACGATGACCATGGCAGGTTGAACTTGATGGCGCGAAACGGAAACCGCGGATTGACCGTTTTCTCCGGTACTGACTCTAACCCGTGAATCCCAATCATATCGGCCAGTTCAAGAAGCCCATACATCGCGCCGATCTCATCGATCGCGCGAACCTCAACTCCATCAGCTGTTTTCGCTAACGAAAATCCCGCTTCGACCAGCGTCTTGTCCGCCCCGTTCGGCAGCAACGTTACGCGAATCGCCTCATCGCCTTCCGCCGCCGTAGGGTCTACAAAACCACCGGTGTCTCCCTTTTCCTTGAGCGCGCTGAGCACCCGCTCACCGCCAAACGATTGAGCGTAAGATTCCGTATTCAATACAACATCAACTGACTCACCATAACCGCAGGCACAAACCGCCAAGGCGACCACAAATCCAAACAGTCTCATCATTTATTTCCCTCGGATCTCTTTACGAATCTCTTCCATCACCGCCATGCATTTCGGATTAAAAATAGGATGCTCATCCGTGACCTCCGCCCTCTTCTCCGCAGCGTTGACGGATGAAGCCATCGTCAAGAGACACGCCGCCGACAACAGCCAGCACAAGGTATTCATCTTATCTCGGTAACTCATATACTCCCCAGAGGAACTGGCTTGATTATCGATTTGACCGTCTATCTTCTTTTTTCAGGCGAGGTCTGCCCATAGGCCTGCCAAGCCTTTGCAAACGTGCTATCCGGCAACCAATTCGCCGTTGACTTGTCACCCTCATACTGATCGTATGAGGCCACATTCAGCGATTGCCGGCCGCCTTTTTCAAAATTGTAGACGTCGCCAAGCCATCCTTTTTCAATGTCAACCGGTTTGAGCGAGCCGTCGTCATTGAGGCGAACCCGCATGGATGCTTTCAGGAAATCGATGACGAAAGCCCAGGTCGATTCGGCATCCGCAGGGCCATGCCCCACACCCCCTTCCATCATCATGCACATCGCCGCATTCCGTTCGCTACGCAGCGTCGCAACCGTCTGGTCCTGGCGAGCATTGAGAAGGTATTTGTCTGCGGTTCCGCACATTACCAAAGCTGGAACCTGCTCCGTGTTCGGAAACTGCAAGTAGCTCGAAAAGCCAGGGTGAAAAGCGACCCATGCAATGGTTCTTTCCGGCCAGTCACGCGGAAAACTGGCGGAGAATGCGGTGCCGTTCGAGTGCCCGAACGTCATGATCGGTGCGGTCGCTAGCTCGGGGTGACCACACATCTCCGCCAACTTCTTAATGTGCTCCTCCAGCACCGTCACCGATGCAACCCCGCGTTTTACCGGATCGCCGTCCATGGCAACCAGAGCTAGCTGCTCCTCTTCAGCGAATTTCTGAAGAATTGGCGTCGTAATATTTCCAATGCCGTGCATCGAGATATAAAAAGCCGCCTTCACCGTTTTGACGGACTCCGGAATGTACACATAAAAATGGGCATCCGTTCCGGTTCGTTTCCCAACAATCGAATTCTTAGGGTCCATCTGAACGACAAAGCCGGTCAGAGAGCTGACCATCAACTGCGGCTTCAACTTCACCACAATCGGCATGGGCTGTGAAAAATAGTCCATGGAGTCAATTTTTATCTGACGGGTACTATGCCCATTGCGTTCCACTTTTAAGGTAGCAATCCCACCACCGCCGCGTTCTTCGAGCGGTTCCTCAAGAGTGAATTCCAGGGCAAACTCGCCGTTGCCATCCGTGCGAGCTACCGCATTGACCGGCAACAGCGTTACCGTGGCGTCATTCAGCCAGTTGTCATCGGTATCCATCACCTTGCCTTTAAGAAATACCGTTTCGCCTTGAGCAAAGGAAATGCCGCCGAGCAGCGTTCCAAGTATCAGCAAACGGGTTAACCAAATATTCTTCACAACGTTCATCTTACTCATCTCGTTCTTCTTTTTTTTCCCACCCTCGTCCCCTGTCCAGCCGTACTTATTGCACGGCTCTTCGGTGGTACGGGATGTCGTTTCCATAACGGCGGTAGCGGTGAGCCGATGGCTGTAAGGCCACGGGCAGTAACGCGAACGCCCGAATGCTTAGGGACGTTCGATTGATAACTTTATCACTTGCAAATGTTTGCGTTTCCCAAGTTTCGTAGTGGCGTTAGTAGTTCAACGTTCCTCTTTTCGGTGCCCCCTTTTGCCCCTCCCACCATTCGTTGGGACCTTCCGTTTCAATCTGCTTCCAAAGCTTGAAGAGGATCTGTTTCATCTCTTCTGTTTTTTCCGGCATCTTGGCGGCGAGATCATTTTCTTCTTTCCAGTCTTTTTGGATTTCATAGAGCTGGAATTCGGTCATCGTATCATTGCCGACAATCTTCCAATCACCGATGCGCATGGCAACCCGGTCGTTCGGATGTGAAACGTGAGTACGCCAAAACAATGGAATCCTGCGTTCAACCGGTTTGCCTTCAAACACTGGCAACAGACTCACGCTGTCGATCGTGCGATCCGTCGGCAGCGGTACGCCGGCCATATCGAGTGCCGTTGCAAAAATATCGGTTCCAATGATGGGAATATCACTCGTACTTCCAGCCGCAATGTGTCCTGGCCAACGAGCCAGTCCCGGCACTCGGATACCACCCTCATGGTCGCTGCGTTTGCCGCCACGAAGTCCGCCAGAGGTGCCGCCATATTGCGACACGGGCCCGTTGTCGGACGAAAAGTAAACAAGCGTATTGTTCGTCGCGCCGATTTCATCCAAGGCATCGAGCACGATGCCCAGCCCATGATCCATTTGGCTGATGTTCCCCATGTATTTGCTGTTTTCATGCCCATTGTAGAGCTGCATGAAACGAGAGTCGGTGGCAATCGGCATATGCGGTTCATGGAACCAAACGGAAAGCACAAACGGTTTTTCGGGATTGCGTTTCTCCTTCATCCAACTTGCAGCCTCCGCTGCAACAAGCGGTGCGGAGTATCCCTTCAGCTCGCCAACCGGTTCGCCGTTGCGAAAAAAATTATCCGGATTCTCATGGCTGGGGCTTGCGTTGTTCTGAGTATACATCCAGTAGTCATAGCCATGATCGCCAGGCTGAGGGTACTCGGGATTATTAAACTGTGGCTTCGCCAGCAAATGCCATTTCCCCACATGACAGGTCTCATACCCAACACCCTTTAACAGTTTTGGATAGGTGATTTCGCTCGCCCGCAGATGCGCCTCATGATTGCCTGACAAATGTCGCCACACACCATTGCGATAGGGCGTTCGCCCGGTAAGAATCGCCGAGCGTGAAGGAGAACAAACGCCGCAGGCAGAATAACACTGCGTGAACTTCATGCCCTCCTCCGCCAGCCGATCCATGTTTGGGGTCTGAATCAACTCATGGCCGTAGGTTCCTGAATCCCCCCACCCCATGTCATCGGCGAGCAAGACCACAATATTGGGCTTGTTTGCCGAACTGCCGCCAGCAGGCGAAGCCTGGTCCGTTTGCGCAGATGCGGCAACACTAAGCAGCCATATCGATACGATGGTCGCCATTCTCATCATTGTCTGTTTCATAAAACCGTTTCTCATTCGACTAATTCTTCAATGTAATACGAAATCCATTCACATACTGACCCGGCAACGTTTTCGGCAACGGGATGTTTAGACCATCGCTCGAGCGTTTCCATTCAATGTTCTCATCACTGCCCATCAGCTCGATGGCGGCAATATCTTGATCGAGTAATCCACCGGTCGCCAACGTTTTGATGAGAATATCATTTGTCGGCGGAGCTAACAGGAAGGCATAAAGAACTCCGTCTTTCTGAGTAAAACGAATGTCCTGTGGGGAGAAGTTCTTATGGTTTTCCCCCTGACGGCCATCCTTAATTTCCAATGGCCCCTCGCCATAGGTTTTCCATGGACGGGAGCCATAAATACCCTCTCCGTTCATCTTTACAAAATCGCCGAAAGCGGTCAGGTAAGCGGCCTGATTTTCGGGCAGCGTGCCGTCTCCCCGCAAAGCGACGTTGAGCATCACGACACCGTTCTTACTGATCGCATCCACGGCGTTTCCGACCATCACTGGAATAGCCATTCGATTCACAGCCCCTTTCCGATAGAACCAACTACCGGAAAGATCCGTTGCCCACATCCAGGGCTGTGGCTTGATTTCTCCTGCGCCGCCGCGCTCTACATTCGGGGTATAGGCGCGTTTGTCCTTTCCGCCTTTGGCAGAGAAAACGACCGTCTGTTTACCATCATTCTCTTTCCGATCGCGGTTCAAATAAGACGAAAACAGTTTAAGGCCTAAAGACTTTCCGGTCTTTTCGTTGGGATAGGGACAGTCATTGTTAAACCAATCGGGGTCATACTTGTCCATAATTTCCCAACAACGGTCATACCAGTGTTGATTCCAACTATCGGAGTGCTTATAGCCGGAGGGATCATATTCCAGATTAAATAGCTTCGCTTCGAGCGTACCGGGGGTCTGATATTGACGAGCCGACGCAAAGAAGCTCGGCGACCAATACAGATGGGTAGAGATACCAAACTTGAGCCCATGTTTCTCCGCCGCCGCCTTCCATTCCTTGAGCGTATCGCGTTTGGGTCCCCTATCCACCGAGTTCCAAGGGTGGAACGAATCGTACATATCGAAGTTGTCGTGATGACAAGCTACCGGCATAACAAATCGAGCACCGCAGTCTTTAAAGAATTGAACAAGCCCATCCGGATCGAAGTTTTCCGCCTTGAACAAAGGAACCAGATCTTCATAGCCGAACTCCTCGACAGGTCCATATCGCTTTTCATGGAATGCTCTCAGATTTTCATTCATGTTTCGCTGTAAACCTGATTGTCCATTTGATGGGCCGTACATTCGCCGGCCGTAGTGCGAGCCATCGCCGGGTCGATTTTCGTCGCTTGCCGAGGGAATCCCCCAATGCATCCAAACACCAAACTTGCCATCCAAAAACCATTCCGGCACATCATAATTTGCCGCCATCGATTCCCAGGTGGGTTCAATCTCGGCAGCGTGGACAGAGAGAGGAAGGCAACTGAGACATAACGCCATCCAACGAATTGTTAATTTCATTGGTCTTCTCCGCCGGTGGTCTGTTTGAAAAAATTTCAGTGAAAAAGCTATTGCGGTGGCTAGTCTCACGGTGACTCTACTTAAGGTGTGAACTCGTATAGTAAACTTCCGATAAGATTACCGAGGTCCTGCTTCATTGAGAGGGAAAGGTTTGAATCCAGTTTTCAATGCCGGGCTATCATCTTGCAGACGAAAGTCTCCGTTCGCCGGATCTGTAAAACCGGGATCGGCAATGACCGAATTACGATCGTTGCCCAGAGCTCGCCACTTCTTCCAACTCGTCACCGGCTCGTTGGGCTCGTAAAGGCGACTGAGACAACGGTCTTGTGCCCCCAGAACCTCTCCGGCTATCGACCAGACAAGATTGCTGTCGGCCTTGAAGCCCCCAGGGGTATTGACACGATAAGCGTATCCCCCGGCGTAGATTGGCGTCCCGTCACTGAGCAAGATATTGTTGGTCAGGATGAAGCCGGTGTGCGGCTGAGCTTTGCCCATCATGACCACGCTGGTATCGGCAAAGGCGAAGATATTGTTACGGACGATGTTGTTCTTGCCGTAGTGCTGGTTGAAGCAGGCATGGCGACAGCGATAGGCCAGATTGTTCTCGATGAGAATATTGCGGGAGCCCTCATCACAATAGATTGCCCAACCGCCATATTTCCCGGCCCAGATATCGTGAAAGCGGTTATGACGGATCACCGTTCCTGTCTGGTCGCCAAGGGTGTAGATGCCCCCCAGGTCACTAAGCACGGCCCCGTCCCCGTTGGTCCAGCGCCCGATGTGGTGGATGTGGTTGTGCTCGAAGCGGTTGCCCGTAGCCAACCCGCGACCGTAGCCCCAGGTCCAACCGCTGGAAATGCCCGAGTAATAGAAGTTGTAGATCTCGTTGTGATGCACGTTGTTGTCCGGACTCTGTCCAATCCAGATCCCCACGGCACAGTGATAGTAGCGGCCACCGTCATAGATGCGGCAGTCGGCGATTTCATTGTGACTGCAGGCGTCCAATGGGTTTTCAAGTACCGGTGGAAAATCGGTCCGGTCGGGATTCTCTTTGTCCGAAGGCGGACGGATCTTAGGACCGATCAAGAAACCGCCGGCACCCAAGTCATGAATGTCACAATGCAGGACTCGGTTCTGTTCACAACCCGGCCCGATCTCGAGAGCGTAGTTACCGATGGCCGTGATCTCACAATCTTCAAAGCTACAGTTGCGCGTATCCAAAAGACGCACAGCACCATCCATTTGGATATCAGCTTGGCTATAGCCAGAAGGCCCCTTATCGCGAGGCAGCACCCACGTCGTATGGCTAAAGGTCAGACCGCGAAAGGCAAGATGCTCGACCCATTTCTCCTGATCCGCATCGCCTTCAAGTTGGAGCACCGTCACCAGGTTGGGGATCATGGCCACGATTTCGGACTCGTCGGGTAAGGGATAGTAGTAGAGCTTGTCGGCTTGGCGGTCGAGATACCACTCGCCCGGCTGATCCAGCATGGCTCGCCCGCCCTCAAGGTAGTAATGGTCCTCGACTTCCAGAGCTCGACCACTCTGCTTCGCACATACGATCTTTTGGTTCTCGCGATCCACACGGTCCAGCGGCATGTGGTACTCCAGCCACTTGTTGAAGATCACCGCAACCCCGTCCTCAACCCCATCAAAATAGTGGGCGTCTGTCGAGG is part of the Novipirellula aureliae genome and harbors:
- a CDS encoding alpha-L-fucosidase — encoded protein: MVCESLFKRWQSTCVCILLGAGVFCSVPYVGLSRVQSAEVQFSSPLSVYLHNNKVAETESDVELVIERGITKWTGNAALTWDVEIPETDEYELYLIASVSEIGDGTTLFVKTATDTYPFSVNQTSGPFPGGENFAVQQPLNFERVKLDGVIALEAGKQKITLSTSEVEKEGVVIDFRTLELLPVSKKATILSDEARAKSARASFDWMNKAGYGLMFHWTSQCVQQEGPRKTFEEAVNDFDVQKWADMVEETGAGYVYVTIGHAESYCPAPLESWERIHPGQTTQRDLIEEMANALNEKGIRFLCYINGPLGFKFPRYGQATPEQKEAFVANVHDILTEMGNRYGDKIAGYWFDTMIAIFKEYPQTPFEDLFNAAKTGNKDRLICLNAWIWPDVSPWQDYWPGEVQEPIAVPVNGFMKNGPSPNLPFQVLLTMEKHSWMARKSGIPDPKFTSEQLSSYIKDCMENGGAVTINMAIFQDGTVGEKALQVMREVKESIR
- a CDS encoding sulfatase family protein; the encoded protein is MRNGFMKQTMMRMATIVSIWLLSVAASAQTDQASPAGGSSANKPNIVVLLADDMGWGDSGTYGHELIQTPNMDRLAEEGMKFTQCYSACGVCSPSRSAILTGRTPYRNGVWRHLSGNHEAHLRASEITYPKLLKGVGYETCHVGKWHLLAKPQFNNPEYPQPGDHGYDYWMYTQNNASPSHENPDNFFRNGEPVGELKGYSAPLVAAEAASWMKEKRNPEKPFVLSVWFHEPHMPIATDSRFMQLYNGHENSKYMGNISQMDHGLGIVLDALDEIGATNNTLVYFSSDNGPVSQYGGTSGGLRGGKRSDHEGGIRVPGLARWPGHIAAGSTSDIPIIGTDIFATALDMAGVPLPTDRTIDSVSLLPVFEGKPVERRIPLFWRTHVSHPNDRVAMRIGDWKIVGNDTMTEFQLYEIQKDWKEENDLAAKMPEKTEEMKQILFKLWKQIETEGPNEWWEGQKGAPKRGTLNY
- a CDS encoding alpha-L-fucosidase, which translates into the protein MRLATAIAFSLKFFQTDHRRRRPMKLTIRWMALCLSCLPLSVHAAEIEPTWESMAANYDVPEWFLDGKFGVWMHWGIPSASDENRPGDGSHYGRRMYGPSNGQSGLQRNMNENLRAFHEKRYGPVEEFGYEDLVPLFKAENFDPDGLVQFFKDCGARFVMPVACHHDNFDMYDSFHPWNSVDRGPKRDTLKEWKAAAEKHGLKFGISTHLYWSPSFFASARQYQTPGTLEAKLFNLEYDPSGYKHSDSWNQHWYDRCWEIMDKYDPDWFNNDCPYPNEKTGKSLGLKLFSSYLNRDRKENDGKQTVVFSAKGGKDKRAYTPNVERGGAGEIKPQPWMWATDLSGSWFYRKGAVNRMAIPVMVGNAVDAISKNGVVMLNVALRGDGTLPENQAAYLTAFGDFVKMNGEGIYGSRPWKTYGEGPLEIKDGRQGENHKNFSPQDIRFTQKDGVLYAFLLAPPTNDILIKTLATGGLLDQDIAAIELMGSDENIEWKRSSDGLNIPLPKTLPGQYVNGFRITLKN
- a CDS encoding right-handed parallel beta-helix repeat-containing protein, with the protein product MKDEGSFKQVVCFAIATFLVGMVPCAAESSQPLRFFVSLEGNDAWSGTLEHPSSHGADGPFRSLEAVRSAIRDLPQGQRRQQAIEICVLPGEYLLEKPFVLDARDSGTQTAPVIYRSWGDQDQDDQAVVISGGRKVEHWQTAELNGYAVVVADLTQLPGGYQPFEQMWVNGHRATQSRTPNQGYLQIPDVPLVEKNSAAEQRAKTYDFRFASTDAHYFDGVEDGVAVIFNKWLEYHMPLDRVDRENQKIVCAKQSGRALEVEDHYYLEGGRAMLDQPGEWYLDRQADKLYYYPLPDESEIVAMIPNLVTVLQLEGDADQEKWVEHLAFRGLTFSHTTWVLPRDKGPSGYSQADIQMDGAVRLLDTRNCSFEDCEITAIGNYALEIGPGCEQNRVLHCDIHDLGAGGFLIGPKIRPPSDKENPDRTDFPPVLENPLDACSHNEIADCRIYDGGRYYHCAVGIWIGQSPDNNVHHNEIYNFYYSGISSGWTWGYGRGLATGNRFEHNHIHHIGRWTNGDGAVLSDLGGIYTLGDQTGTVIRHNRFHDIWAGKYGGWAIYCDEGSRNILIENNLAYRCRHACFNQHYGKNNIVRNNIFAFADTSVVMMGKAQPHTGFILTNNILLSDGTPIYAGGYAYRVNTPGGFKADSNLVWSIAGEVLGAQDRCLSRLYEPNEPVTSWKKWRALGNDRNSVIADPGFTDPANGDFRLQDDSPALKTGFKPFPLNEAGPR